The Nocardia sp. BMG111209 genome includes a window with the following:
- a CDS encoding adenylate/guanylate cyclase domain-containing protein produces MSKVGVLTWAAAIILPAAGLWLLLSHPKLDAHYEHHPQHFWLVLAAAVLAMLLGVVLFRAARTRHDVRLILVSLMFQFAAGFLGLHAIATPGVILAMPNAGFVYAVPVGLTLGGFAALASAIEYGPAAAARLNNMMWLLSALPAVALVVWAAFSLTGLPPFDGMPSPTETSGPLVVLAYVGSLSYVGAAIAYARQFLRRRGLLLLSVLTAFVLLIEALLAVGYGRSWQASWWEWHVLMVLAFALIALSSHTQFRREGSSLGLFDSVTLNQTMAVLERDYTRALAELVEVLRQRQAAGLPIDQPLGSLGVDLSKRFGLTERQLAVLTQNARLYRQLDELFRSYMSPQVATALLANPAEADLGGRIAEVSVLMADLSGFTPFAERTDPALVVQMLNTYYGAIVPVILGEGGVVVQFVGDAVMAVFNAPAPQPDHALRAARAGLALQRSVAHIAAGRPDWPRFRVGINTGPALVGNIGAAQMRNYTAIGDTTNTAARLEGVAQPGDVVIGPLTRDQLGPYAIVQPLHAISVKGRREPVTCFVLRGLR; encoded by the coding sequence GTGTCGAAAGTGGGCGTGCTCACCTGGGCCGCCGCCATCATCCTGCCGGCGGCGGGACTGTGGCTGCTGCTGTCGCATCCGAAACTCGACGCCCACTACGAACACCATCCGCAGCATTTCTGGCTGGTGCTGGCCGCGGCGGTGCTGGCGATGCTGCTGGGTGTGGTCCTGTTCCGCGCCGCGCGCACCCGCCACGATGTACGGCTGATCCTCGTCTCGCTGATGTTCCAGTTCGCGGCCGGTTTCCTGGGATTGCACGCGATCGCGACGCCGGGTGTCATCCTCGCGATGCCCAACGCCGGCTTCGTCTACGCGGTACCGGTCGGGCTGACCCTCGGCGGATTCGCGGCCCTGGCCTCCGCGATCGAGTACGGGCCCGCCGCGGCGGCCCGGCTCAACAACATGATGTGGCTGTTGTCGGCGCTGCCGGCGGTGGCGCTCGTGGTGTGGGCGGCCTTCTCGCTCACCGGATTACCGCCGTTCGACGGGATGCCCAGTCCCACCGAGACTTCCGGTCCGCTGGTGGTCCTGGCGTATGTGGGCTCACTGTCCTATGTGGGCGCGGCGATCGCCTACGCCCGGCAATTCCTCCGCCGCCGCGGCCTGTTGCTGCTGAGCGTGCTCACCGCGTTCGTCCTGCTGATCGAGGCGCTGCTGGCGGTCGGCTACGGACGTAGCTGGCAGGCGTCCTGGTGGGAATGGCATGTGCTGATGGTGCTGGCCTTCGCGCTGATCGCGCTGAGCAGCCACACCCAGTTCCGGCGCGAGGGCTCGTCGCTGGGCCTGTTCGACAGCGTCACGCTGAACCAGACGATGGCCGTCCTGGAGCGCGACTACACCCGGGCCCTGGCCGAACTCGTGGAGGTGCTGCGCCAGCGGCAGGCCGCCGGGCTGCCGATCGATCAGCCGCTCGGCTCGCTCGGGGTCGATCTGTCGAAACGGTTCGGGCTCACCGAACGTCAGCTCGCCGTGCTGACCCAGAACGCCAGGCTGTACCGGCAGCTCGACGAGCTGTTCCGCTCCTACATGTCCCCGCAGGTGGCGACCGCGCTGCTGGCGAATCCGGCGGAGGCCGACCTGGGCGGCCGGATCGCCGAGGTCAGCGTGCTGATGGCGGATCTGAGCGGGTTCACCCCGTTCGCCGAGCGCACCGACCCGGCGCTGGTTGTGCAGATGCTGAACACCTACTACGGCGCCATCGTGCCGGTCATCCTCGGCGAGGGCGGCGTGGTGGTGCAGTTCGTCGGTGATGCGGTGATGGCGGTGTTCAATGCGCCTGCGCCGCAACCGGATCACGCGTTGCGGGCCGCCCGCGCCGGGCTGGCGCTGCAACGGTCCGTCGCGCACATCGCGGCGGGCCGGCCGGACTGGCCCCGATTCCGGGTGGGCATCAACACCGGGCCCGCGCTGGTCGGCAATATCGGTGCGGCACAGATGCGTAACTACACCGCGATCGGCGACACCACCAATACCGCGGCCCGGCTGGAGGGCGTGGCCCAGCCCGGCGACGTGGTGATCGGCCCGCTCACCCGGGACCAGCTCGGGCCGTACGCGATCGTGCAACCGCTGCACGCGATCTCGGTGAAGGGCCGGCGAGAACCGGTGACCTGCTTCGTTCTCCGGGGCCTGCGATGA
- a CDS encoding VOC family protein, giving the protein MSVTTTTHLNFRGEARAALEFYRSVFGGELAVVTYADAGNVAAESEAGQVMWGQVQAGGFRVMAYDVPGWMGHERGENSFFVSVRGETVEEVAGIWDGLADAATIVVPLGPAAWAATYGMLRDRFGIVWVVDVLSRG; this is encoded by the coding sequence ATGTCCGTCACGACCACCACCCATCTGAACTTCCGCGGTGAGGCCCGCGCGGCCCTGGAGTTCTACCGATCCGTCTTCGGCGGCGAACTCGCCGTCGTCACCTACGCCGACGCCGGGAACGTCGCAGCGGAATCCGAAGCCGGACAGGTGATGTGGGGCCAGGTGCAGGCCGGCGGGTTCCGGGTCATGGCGTACGACGTGCCCGGGTGGATGGGTCACGAACGAGGCGAGAATTCGTTCTTCGTCTCCGTGCGCGGTGAGACCGTCGAGGAGGTCGCGGGCATCTGGGACGGGCTGGCGGACGCGGCGACGATCGTCGTTCCGCTCGGCCCCGCGGCGTGGGCCGCGACGTACGGAATGCTGCGGGACCGGTTCGGCATCGTCTGGGTCGTCGACGTCCTGAGCCGCGGCTGA
- a CDS encoding EstA family serine hydrolase, translating into MAELHGQVDDRFAPVAQALSAALDAVDVGASAAVYLDGEPVADLWGGYADAARTVAWDRDTIVNVFSTTKPMVALCALILADRGELDLDAPVARYWPEFAAAGKHDVLVRHLLGHTAGLQDWDTPVSVADLCDGPAVTARLAAQAPRWEPGAAGGYHSLTFGFLVGEVIARVSGRSVGTFFAEEVAGPLGADFHIGLAPEHDHRVAALIAAPGGDKPEGFAVGASDANTPQWRRAEIPAVNGHGNARSVAAVQSVLASGGVGGNGVRLLSPAGCERVLEEQFRGTDRVLQSPITWGLGYRLENRTCSWGGWGGSLVLNDLDRRLTVAYVMNQVLWEDDYLRGLSIVMAAYEALDA; encoded by the coding sequence ATGGCAGAGTTGCACGGGCAGGTCGACGATCGATTCGCGCCGGTGGCGCAGGCGTTGTCGGCAGCGCTGGACGCCGTCGACGTGGGCGCCTCGGCCGCGGTGTATCTCGACGGTGAGCCCGTGGCCGACCTGTGGGGTGGCTACGCCGACGCCGCGCGCACCGTCGCGTGGGACCGGGACACCATCGTCAACGTCTTCTCCACGACCAAGCCGATGGTCGCCCTGTGCGCGTTGATCCTCGCCGATCGCGGCGAACTCGATCTGGACGCGCCGGTCGCCCGGTACTGGCCGGAGTTCGCCGCCGCCGGGAAACACGATGTGCTGGTGCGACATCTGCTGGGACATACTGCGGGACTTCAGGATTGGGATACGCCGGTCAGCGTCGCCGACCTGTGCGACGGTCCGGCGGTGACCGCGCGGCTGGCGGCGCAGGCGCCGCGGTGGGAGCCCGGCGCGGCGGGCGGCTACCACTCGCTCACCTTCGGATTCCTGGTGGGCGAGGTGATCGCGCGGGTCAGCGGCCGCAGCGTCGGCACCTTCTTCGCGGAGGAGGTCGCCGGGCCGCTCGGCGCCGATTTCCACATCGGCCTCGCACCCGAACACGACCACCGCGTCGCCGCGCTGATCGCCGCGCCGGGCGGGGACAAGCCGGAGGGGTTCGCGGTCGGCGCGTCCGACGCCAATACGCCGCAGTGGCGGCGCGCGGAGATTCCCGCGGTCAACGGGCACGGCAACGCGCGCTCGGTCGCCGCGGTGCAATCGGTCCTCGCGTCCGGGGGAGTGGGCGGCAACGGCGTGCGCCTGCTGTCCCCGGCCGGTTGTGAGCGGGTACTCGAGGAACAGTTCCGCGGGACCGACCGCGTCCTGCAGTCCCCGATCACCTGGGGCCTGGGGTATCGGCTCGAGAACCGGACCTGCTCGTGGGGCGGCTGGGGTGGTTCGCTGGTGCTCAACGACCTCGATCGCCGCCTGACCGTGGCCTATGTGATGAACCAGGTCCTGTGGGAGGACGACTACCTCCGCGGCCTGTCCATCGTGATGGCCGCCTACGAGGCGCTGGACGCCTGA
- a CDS encoding response regulator transcription factor — translation MRVVIAEDNALLREGLVLLLTSAGHEVAAVAGTGPEILPALLAHRPDVAVLDVRMPPGFRDEGLRAALDARRQLPGLPILVLSQYVEQSYAAELLGDGTGGIGYLLKDRIGRVDEFLDALGRVAAGGTALDPEVVSELLTRRRDSPVDSLTPREREVLKLMAEGHDNTTIAATLFVTERAVSKHIGNIFLKLGLPPTDSGHRRVLAVLAYLNG, via the coding sequence GTGCGTGTGGTGATCGCCGAGGACAATGCCCTGTTGCGCGAGGGCCTGGTCCTGTTGCTGACCTCGGCCGGGCACGAGGTGGCGGCGGTCGCCGGCACCGGCCCGGAGATCCTGCCCGCCCTGCTCGCGCATCGTCCCGACGTGGCGGTACTCGACGTGCGGATGCCGCCCGGCTTCCGGGACGAGGGCCTGCGCGCCGCGCTGGACGCCCGGCGGCAGCTGCCCGGCCTGCCGATCCTGGTGTTGTCCCAGTATGTCGAACAGTCCTATGCCGCAGAGCTTCTCGGCGACGGGACCGGCGGTATCGGCTATCTGCTCAAGGACCGGATCGGCCGCGTCGACGAATTCCTCGACGCCCTGGGCCGAGTCGCGGCCGGCGGCACCGCCCTGGATCCGGAGGTGGTGAGCGAGTTGCTCACTCGCCGCCGCGACTCCCCCGTGGATTCGCTCACTCCCCGGGAACGTGAGGTCCTGAAGCTGATGGCCGAGGGCCACGACAACACCACCATCGCCGCGACCCTCTTCGTCACCGAGCGCGCGGTGAGCAAGCACATCGGCAACATCTTCCTGAAACTCGGCCTCCCACCGACGGATAGTGGACACCGGCGGGTGCTGGCGGTCCTGGCGTATCTGAACGGGTGA
- a CDS encoding WYL domain-containing protein: protein MPKTSARLLALLSLLQARRDWPGMLLAERLAVSPRTVRRDIDRLRELGYPIAAVKGPDGGYRLGAGADLPPLLFDDDQAVAVTVALRIAGTAGAGIEEGAVRALHTIRRVMPARLRHRVDTMRITVVGDPAAPPSDPEVLVAVAAAVHAREVLRFDYDRPADTDRLTDTARPANTNQPANTNQPADIDQPADIDRPTDTNQTSNTNRPKDIDRPAHTNQLADTARPADTNQPTDIDRPMDTDQTSKTNQPNGIDRPAHTNQLAGADRPAAARRVEPHHLVTRGGRWYLIGWDLDRGDWRIFRADRIGLRTPNGPRFTPRDVPGEDVAAFVTGRFRGSDTPDWPCRGEVILHLPAAAVSPFVPDGIVESLGADRCRLIAGSWSWIALAADIGRFDADFEIVGPPNYVQPQHISLIGTLPLRAADTLRHRRSRGGAARPGGRQWAGRRTGS, encoded by the coding sequence ATGCCGAAGACCTCCGCCCGACTACTGGCGCTGCTGTCGCTGCTGCAGGCCCGCCGGGACTGGCCCGGGATGCTGCTGGCCGAGCGTCTGGCGGTCAGTCCGCGCACCGTCCGCCGGGACATCGACCGGCTCCGGGAGCTCGGCTACCCGATCGCCGCCGTCAAGGGTCCGGACGGGGGGTATCGGCTCGGCGCGGGCGCCGACCTGCCGCCGCTGCTGTTCGACGACGATCAGGCCGTCGCGGTCACCGTCGCCCTGCGCATCGCGGGCACTGCCGGCGCCGGGATCGAGGAAGGCGCGGTGCGCGCGCTGCACACGATCCGTCGGGTGATGCCCGCGCGCCTGCGGCACCGGGTGGACACGATGCGGATCACCGTCGTCGGCGATCCGGCGGCGCCGCCGTCCGATCCGGAGGTGCTCGTGGCGGTCGCCGCCGCCGTGCACGCCCGCGAGGTTCTGCGCTTCGACTACGACCGGCCCGCGGACACCGACCGGCTCACAGACACCGCTCGACCCGCAAACACCAACCAGCCCGCAAACACCAACCAGCCCGCGGACATCGACCAGCCCGCGGACATCGACCGACCCACGGACACCAACCAGACCTCGAACACCAACCGGCCCAAGGACATTGACCGACCCGCGCACACCAACCAACTCGCAGACACCGCTCGACCCGCAGACACCAACCAGCCCACGGACATCGACCGACCCATGGATACCGACCAGACCTCGAAGACCAACCAGCCCAATGGCATTGACCGACCCGCGCACACCAACCAGCTCGCGGGCGCCGATCGGCCCGCCGCCGCACGCCGGGTCGAGCCGCACCACCTCGTGACCCGCGGCGGCCGCTGGTATCTGATCGGCTGGGATCTGGACCGCGGCGATTGGCGAATCTTCCGCGCCGATCGGATCGGCCTCCGCACACCGAACGGTCCTCGCTTCACCCCACGCGACGTGCCGGGCGAGGACGTCGCGGCGTTCGTCACCGGCAGGTTCCGCGGCTCGGACACACCCGACTGGCCCTGCCGTGGCGAGGTGATTCTGCATCTCCCCGCCGCCGCGGTGTCCCCATTCGTCCCCGACGGCATCGTCGAATCCCTGGGCGCCGATCGCTGCCGGCTGATCGCCGGTTCCTGGTCCTGGATCGCGCTGGCCGCCGACATCGGCAGATTCGACGCGGATTTCGAGATCGTCGGCCCTCCGAATTACGTGCAGCCTCAGCACATCTCGCTCATCGGCACGCTGCCGCTGCGCGCGGCTGACACTCTTCGTCACCGCCGGTCACGAGGTGGTGCGGCTCGACCCGGCGGGCGGCAGTGGGCCGGTCGGCGCACTGGCAGCTGA
- a CDS encoding NADP-dependent oxidoreductase, giving the protein MRTLRFHEYGSPLEVVRLDDAEIPEPGPGRVRIVVEACGLNPADWALCTGLFAGDLPRGIGLEVSGIVDAIGPGVTGVEIGDAVLGPAPFRGPTAGASDRAVLERWFPRPPGLEPVAAAALPMAVETAHHALAGLGVPARADGSTVLVHGAGTTVGYAAVQMVLRRGARVVATAGKTYTDALRAMGALVTEYGDGMAERVRELAGGDVDLALDTAPPGTALPEVVRTVAEPRNVLTITDFAAARELGVRLQFDENAPQDGNHVLGEYARLAAAGEFEVPIARVFPLADWRAAAELGLSGHARGKLVLRLA; this is encoded by the coding sequence ATGCGCACCCTTCGCTTTCACGAGTACGGCTCCCCGCTCGAGGTCGTGCGGCTCGACGACGCGGAGATCCCGGAGCCCGGCCCGGGTCGCGTCCGGATCGTCGTCGAGGCGTGCGGGCTGAATCCCGCGGACTGGGCGCTGTGCACCGGCCTGTTCGCCGGTGATCTGCCGCGCGGCATCGGCCTCGAGGTATCCGGCATCGTCGACGCGATCGGCCCCGGCGTCACCGGTGTCGAGATCGGGGACGCGGTGCTGGGTCCGGCCCCCTTCCGGGGACCGACGGCCGGCGCCTCCGACCGCGCCGTGCTGGAGCGCTGGTTCCCGCGGCCGCCCGGCCTCGAACCCGTTGCGGCCGCGGCACTTCCGATGGCGGTCGAAACGGCGCACCACGCCCTGGCCGGTCTCGGCGTCCCCGCGCGTGCGGACGGCAGTACCGTGCTCGTGCACGGCGCGGGCACCACCGTCGGATATGCCGCCGTGCAGATGGTGCTCCGGCGTGGCGCCCGGGTCGTCGCGACCGCGGGCAAGACCTACACCGACGCGTTGCGCGCGATGGGCGCCCTGGTCACCGAGTACGGCGACGGGATGGCCGAACGGGTCCGCGAGCTGGCGGGCGGAGATGTCGACCTCGCCCTCGACACCGCACCGCCCGGTACCGCCCTGCCCGAGGTGGTGCGCACGGTCGCCGAACCCCGGAACGTGTTGACCATCACCGATTTCGCCGCGGCCCGCGAGTTGGGTGTCCGCCTCCAATTCGACGAGAACGCGCCGCAGGACGGCAACCACGTACTGGGCGAGTACGCCCGCCTGGCGGCCGCGGGCGAATTCGAGGTCCCGATCGCCCGGGTGTTCCCGCTGGCGGACTGGCGCGCGGCCGCCGAACTCGGCCTGTCCGGTCATGCCCGCGGCAAGCTGGTTCTGCGACTGGCGTGA
- a CDS encoding TetR/AcrR family transcriptional regulator, with protein sequence MARWEGNTRGRLERAALDLFTEQGYDRTTVAQIAKRANLTERSFYRWFPDKREVLFGGGEELQERFVAAIEAAPAGADPLAMLMAAFATAPEVIRPREFLRERSAVIAANPPLHERELIKVASLSEALVAALARRGHDPRAARLATDAGMAIFRHAGQRWMADEHADHARLLSDSAADLLAVLTPNAVPGGANAGPHLGLPGTEQG encoded by the coding sequence ATGGCACGATGGGAAGGCAATACGCGCGGTCGCCTCGAGCGGGCGGCGCTGGATCTGTTCACCGAACAGGGCTACGACCGCACGACGGTCGCCCAGATCGCCAAGCGCGCGAATCTCACCGAGCGGTCCTTCTATCGCTGGTTCCCGGACAAGCGCGAGGTGCTCTTCGGCGGCGGGGAGGAACTCCAGGAGCGCTTCGTGGCCGCGATCGAGGCCGCGCCGGCGGGAGCGGATCCGCTGGCCATGCTGATGGCCGCCTTCGCCACCGCCCCCGAGGTGATCCGGCCCCGCGAATTCCTGCGGGAACGGTCCGCGGTGATCGCCGCGAATCCGCCGCTGCACGAGCGGGAACTGATCAAGGTCGCCTCGTTGTCGGAGGCGCTGGTCGCCGCCCTGGCGCGGCGCGGTCACGATCCCCGGGCCGCGCGGCTGGCCACCGATGCGGGCATGGCGATCTTCCGGCACGCCGGTCAGCGCTGGATGGCCGACGAGCACGCCGACCACGCGCGACTGCTGTCGGACAGCGCCGCGGACCTGCTGGCCGTCCTGACCCCGAATGCGGTTCCCGGAGGTGCGAACGCCGGTCCCCACCTAGGCTTGCCGGGGACAGAGCAAGGCTGA
- a CDS encoding Crp/Fnr family transcriptional regulator — MTTEFALLRSLEPEERRQVLASCVPRRFKRREILCHEGDPGDTLHLVRSGLLLIRVATPLGYTATLTMIGPGDSFGELALLSDDARRTATVEAAENAETLTLSRAQLAVLREAHPTIDRMITATLVEQVRRLSANVLEALYLPVEARVVRRLANLARVYGGPAPVAEIRLTQDDLASMAGTTRVTANRVLRDLEQRGILVLRRGRIIVTDRAGLVAAAGATS, encoded by the coding sequence ATGACCACCGAATTCGCCCTGCTGCGCAGCCTGGAGCCGGAGGAGCGCCGCCAGGTGCTGGCCTCCTGTGTGCCGCGGCGCTTCAAACGACGCGAAATCCTGTGCCACGAGGGCGATCCCGGCGACACGCTGCATCTGGTCCGGTCCGGGCTGTTGCTGATCCGGGTGGCGACCCCGCTCGGCTACACCGCCACCCTGACCATGATCGGCCCCGGTGATTCGTTCGGGGAACTCGCACTGCTCAGCGACGACGCGCGGCGGACGGCGACCGTGGAGGCGGCCGAGAACGCCGAAACCCTCACCCTGAGCCGGGCGCAACTCGCGGTGCTGCGCGAGGCGCATCCGACCATCGATCGGATGATCACCGCAACCCTGGTGGAACAGGTGCGGCGACTGTCGGCGAATGTGCTGGAGGCACTGTATCTTCCGGTCGAGGCGCGGGTGGTGCGCCGGCTGGCCAATCTCGCGCGGGTCTACGGCGGGCCCGCCCCGGTCGCCGAGATCCGGCTCACCCAGGACGATCTCGCGTCGATGGCGGGCACCACCCGGGTCACCGCCAACCGGGTGCTGCGCGATCTGGAGCAGCGCGGCATCCTGGTCCTGCGGCGCGGCCGGATCATCGTCACCGATCGCGCCGGACTGGTCGCCGCCGCCGGCGCCACCTCCTGA
- a CDS encoding SDR family oxidoreductase has product MTRTPHPPRKRILITGASSGLGAELARRYAAGGRDLALCARRADLLDALRAELLAANPAITVTVHPLDVTDDAAVGTTFEAAAAAHGGLDRVIANAGIGKGAAIGTGRSQVNLDTARTNVLGTLSQAEAALSIFRRQTYGHLVLVSSISADRGLPGKAAAYSASKAAVSALGEALATELRGSAIAVTTLVPGYIATELSAAAGASRALTASLDQGVSAMVTAIEREPARAALPGFRWRVIDTVLRHAPHRLTDRMV; this is encoded by the coding sequence ATGACACGTACCCCCCACCCGCCCCGGAAACGGATCCTGATCACCGGCGCCAGTTCCGGCCTCGGCGCGGAGCTGGCGCGCCGATACGCCGCCGGCGGCCGCGACCTGGCCCTGTGCGCCCGGCGCGCCGACCTGCTGGACGCCCTGCGCGCCGAACTGCTGGCCGCGAATCCGGCGATCACGGTCACCGTCCACCCGCTCGACGTCACCGACGACGCGGCGGTGGGCACGACCTTCGAGGCCGCCGCCGCGGCCCACGGCGGGCTGGACCGGGTGATCGCCAACGCCGGGATCGGCAAGGGCGCGGCCATCGGCACCGGCCGGTCGCAGGTCAATCTGGACACCGCCCGCACGAATGTGCTGGGCACCCTGTCGCAGGCCGAGGCGGCGCTGTCGATCTTCCGGCGGCAGACGTACGGACATCTCGTGCTGGTATCCAGCATCAGCGCCGATCGCGGACTGCCGGGCAAGGCCGCCGCCTACTCCGCCAGCAAGGCGGCCGTCTCCGCCCTGGGCGAGGCGCTGGCCACCGAACTGCGCGGCAGCGCGATCGCCGTCACGACCCTGGTACCCGGTTATATCGCCACCGAGCTGTCCGCCGCGGCGGGTGCGAGCCGTGCGCTCACCGCCTCGCTGGACCAGGGAGTTTCCGCCATGGTCACGGCCATCGAACGCGAACCGGCCCGTGCAGCGCTGCCCGGGTTCCGCTGGCGGGTCATCGATACCGTGCTGCGGCACGCACCGCATCGGCTCACCGATCGGATGGTGTAG
- a CDS encoding histidine phosphatase family protein, protein MTTKRVWLIRHGESEGNIGLPTKNGTTPLTGIGHEQARRVAAAFDTAPSLIVVSPMRRAQQTAQPTADRYPGSPRQEWPVQEFHHLPGFADQVVTADFLAPHLHAYWERADPQERHPGKESFTDLLDRAEELLKRLAAQPNGLIAVFSHGTFLRAVLYVVQARHERTPDGMRAFHAYHEANPLPNGVIVELGYPGPNILRTEVSHLG, encoded by the coding sequence ATGACCACGAAACGGGTTTGGCTGATCCGGCACGGTGAGAGCGAGGGGAATATCGGCCTCCCCACGAAGAACGGCACCACCCCGCTCACCGGCATCGGCCACGAACAGGCCCGCCGGGTGGCCGCGGCCTTCGACACCGCGCCGAGCCTGATCGTCGTCTCACCCATGCGACGTGCGCAGCAGACCGCCCAGCCGACCGCCGACCGGTATCCCGGCAGTCCCCGGCAAGAGTGGCCGGTACAGGAATTCCACCATCTGCCCGGCTTCGCGGATCAAGTGGTCACCGCGGACTTCCTCGCCCCGCACCTGCACGCCTACTGGGAACGCGCCGACCCGCAGGAACGGCACCCCGGCAAGGAGTCGTTCACCGACCTCCTCGACCGGGCCGAAGAACTGCTGAAACGCCTTGCCGCCCAACCGAACGGCCTGATCGCGGTCTTCAGCCACGGCACCTTCCTGCGCGCCGTGCTGTACGTCGTGCAGGCCCGTCACGAACGCACCCCGGACGGCATGCGCGCGTTCCACGCCTATCACGAGGCGAATCCGCTGCCGAACGGCGTCATCGTCGAACTCGGCTATCCGGGTCCGAACATCCTGCGCACCGAGGTATCCCACCTGGGGTGA
- a CDS encoding histidine kinase — MRATVRQAARASAYLVRALALAFGCVLFVTVLLLTVVGAVTVVGLGLLPETVLLIRRIAGTKRRWVQARTGRALPEAYLPIDPPLRDSLRAIRRDPCTYGDLRWLLAHYLYGFLGLAAVPLWPIGLVVDGVWCGLLGRTALVLPLIDRLAELDTRWSVALLRPPPKALLAERVQELTATRAGAVAAHGAELRRIERDLHDGTQARLVALSMRIGLARRAFDTDPQAARTLLDDAQSQAEQALVELRHVVRGIHPPILTDRGLSGAVRALAAGSGLTVTVDADELDDPPRAPAAVEAAAYYVVAEALTNAAKYSGGERAEVRLTRTRTGVRVLVRDEGDGGAHLPDAGETGSGLLGIRRRVAALDGTFTLTSPVGGPTCIEAELPCVW; from the coding sequence ATGCGAGCAACCGTCCGGCAAGCAGCGCGGGCCTCGGCGTATCTGGTCCGGGCCCTGGCGCTGGCGTTCGGATGCGTGCTGTTCGTGACGGTACTGCTGCTGACCGTCGTGGGAGCCGTCACCGTCGTCGGCCTCGGGCTCCTGCCGGAGACGGTGCTGCTGATCCGCCGGATCGCCGGCACCAAACGCCGCTGGGTGCAGGCCCGCACCGGCCGGGCCCTGCCCGAGGCGTATCTGCCGATCGACCCGCCACTGCGCGACAGCCTGCGCGCGATCCGCCGCGATCCGTGCACCTACGGCGATCTGCGCTGGCTGCTCGCCCACTACCTCTACGGTTTTCTCGGCCTGGCCGCCGTCCCGCTCTGGCCGATCGGCCTCGTGGTCGACGGGGTGTGGTGCGGGCTGCTGGGCCGGACCGCGCTGGTACTCCCCCTGATCGATCGGCTCGCCGAGCTGGACACCCGCTGGTCGGTGGCACTGCTGCGGCCGCCGCCGAAAGCGCTTCTGGCCGAACGGGTTCAGGAGCTCACTGCCACACGGGCCGGGGCCGTCGCCGCGCACGGGGCCGAGTTGCGCCGGATCGAACGGGATCTGCACGACGGCACCCAGGCGCGGCTGGTGGCCCTGTCGATGCGAATCGGCTTGGCGCGCCGCGCATTCGACACCGATCCGCAGGCCGCGCGCACCCTCCTCGACGACGCGCAGTCCCAGGCCGAGCAGGCGCTGGTGGAACTGCGGCACGTCGTGCGCGGCATCCATCCGCCGATCCTCACCGACCGCGGCCTGTCCGGCGCGGTCCGGGCCCTCGCGGCCGGTAGCGGGCTGACGGTCACCGTGGACGCCGACGAACTCGACGATCCGCCCCGGGCCCCGGCGGCCGTGGAGGCGGCAGCGTATTACGTTGTGGCCGAGGCACTCACGAACGCGGCCAAATACAGTGGCGGCGAACGCGCCGAGGTCCGCCTGACCCGTACCCGTACCGGCGTGCGGGTACTGGTCCGCGACGAGGGCGACGGCGGGGCCCATCTCCCCGACGCGGGTGAGACCGGCTCGGGCCTGCTGGGGATTCGCCGCCGCGTCGCGGCCCTCGACGGGACGTTCACGCTGACCAGCCCCGTAGGGGGACCGACCTGTATCGAAGCGGAGTTGCCGTGCGTGTGGTGA
- the mscL gene encoding large conductance mechanosensitive channel protein MscL, whose amino-acid sequence MKGFRTFLLRGNVVDLAVGIVVGAAFTSVVNGFVRAFLTPLVGLAVGATGDFSDQGFKVGKVEFPVGAFLTAIVTFVLVALFVYYLVVLPVNALTSRFSPKTEAITPKRDCPECLSSVPVEAKRCAFCTSELVPV is encoded by the coding sequence ATGAAGGGCTTTCGGACGTTCCTGCTGCGCGGCAACGTCGTGGATCTGGCGGTCGGCATCGTGGTGGGTGCGGCATTCACCTCCGTCGTCAACGGTTTCGTGCGCGCGTTCCTGACCCCGCTGGTCGGTCTGGCGGTCGGCGCGACCGGAGATTTCAGTGATCAGGGATTCAAGGTCGGGAAGGTGGAGTTCCCGGTCGGCGCGTTTCTCACCGCGATCGTCACGTTCGTCCTGGTGGCCCTGTTCGTCTATTACCTCGTGGTACTCCCGGTCAACGCGCTGACCTCGCGCTTCAGCCCGAAGACCGAGGCGATCACACCGAAGCGCGATTGCCCGGAATGCCTCAGTTCGGTCCCGGTCGAGGCGAAGCGCTGCGCGTTCTGCACGAGCGAACTCGTCCCGGTCTGA